The window AAAATGCCTGTTCTAGTGCGGCGACTTTAGTGGCCCTCCAAGAAATGCGTCGGGCAGCGTTAGGCTATTTGAAAGGCGATAAAGATACTCAAGAAATCGCCCTGCAATACTTCAATGTGTTAATCACAGAATTTGAAGCGTCAGCACCTGCTAACAAAGTGCGGCAACGTCCTAGCAGTGACCACCAAGGGTTAGCGCTGCCTCAAATTTACTTCAACGCCGCCGAGCGACGTCAGAAGTTTGTGATGAAACCCGGACTCTCTTCGACGGAAAAACAAGATGTGGTGAAAGCCGCCTATCGCCAAGTGTTTGAACGGGATATTACCCGCGCCTACAGTTTGGGGATTTCCGACTTAGAATCCAAAGTAAAAAACAGCGAAATCTCGACTAAAGAGTTTATCCGCCGTTTAGGTAAATCTCCGTTATACCGGAAACAGTTCTATCAACCCTTTGTCAATAGTCGGGTGGTGGAACTGGCAGCCCGTCACTTCCTGGGTCGGGGTTTAAGTTCTCCTGAAGAATTTAGCAAATATTTCTCGATTGTGTCCAAAGGTGGCTTATCTGCCTTAGTGGATGCGATGGTGGATTCTCAAGAATATTCGGATTATTTCGGGGAAGAAACCGTTCCCTATTTGCGGGGTTTGGGTCAAGAAGCCCAAGAATGTCGCAACTGGGGGCCGCAAATTGACCTGTTTAACTACAGTGCTCCCTTCCGCAAAGTCCCCCAGTTTGTCACGCTGTTCGCAGATTACAAACAACCTCTGCGGGATCAACACGTTTACGGAACTGGGAATGATCCTCTGGAAATCCAGTTCGGTGCAATTTTCCCGAAAGAAACCCGGAATCCCAGCAATCGTCCAGCCCCCTTTGGCAAAGATACCCGTCGGATTCTGATTCGCAATGGGGCAGGTATTGATAACCAGTTAAGCAACCCTGCCGCCCGCGCTAACCATCCTGGTTCTTTAGGGCCAAAAGTGTTCAAACTGGATCAACTGCCTGGAGGTTATATTAGCAGTCGGTTCAAGCGCAGTGGTAGCAGCAAAGGAACCAGTGTTAATTATTCCGAAACCTCTACCCAAGCGTTAATTCAAGCTGCTTATCGGCAAGTGTTTGGTCGGGAACTCTATGCGGGTCAACGCCAAACCGTTGCTGAAATTAAACTCGAAAACGGCGATATTACCGTTCGGGAGTTTATTCGCATCCTGGCTAAGTCTGATGTCTTCCGCAAGATGTATTGGACGTCGCTCTATGTATGTAAAGCGATTGAATACATCCATCGTCGTCTGTTAGGTCGTCCCACCTACGGTCGTCAGGAAATGAATGCCTATTTCGATCTTTGCTCCAAAAAAGGCTTCTATGCTTTGGTGGATGCAATTCTCGATAGTCAGGAATACAACGAAGCCTTTGGGGAAGATACGGTTCCTTATGAACGGTATTTGACTCCGGGGGGTGTGTCCTTACGGACAGGTCGTATCGGTGCCTTTGCGGAAAAAGTACCGACGGTAGAGGAAGTGATTACGCCTCGGTTTATCGAACTGGGTACGCCTGAAATTAAGGGTGAGATTGAATTAGACAATCGCATCGCTCAAGGGGTCAGCAAGCGTCGTCAACAAAGCAAAGTGTTCAAGCTGACGACAACGACGGATAAAGTGGCTCTGAAGACTTTAATTCAAGCGGTTTATCGTCAAATCTTTGAACGCAATATTGATCCCTATGTGACCAAGAATGAGTTTACCGTTCTCGAAAGTAAACTGGGGAACAACGAAATTAACCTGAAAGAGTTCGTTGAGGCGTTGGGAAGCACTTCTCTGTATATCAAGGAGTTCTATACCCCCTACCCCAATACGAAGGTGATTGAGTTGGGAACCAAGCACTTCTTAGGTCGTGCACCGCTTAACCAAGCCGAAATTCGGGTTTATAACCAAATCCTGGCGGCTAACGGCTTGAAAGGATTTATTAACGCCATGGTGAACAGTGTGGAATATGCTCAACTGTTCGGGGAAGATACAGTTCCCTATCGTCGTTATCCGACGTTACCTGCGGCGAACTTCCCGAATACCGAACGCTTGTATAACCAATTAACCAAGCAAAACGATGAGTTAGTAGTTCCCAGTTTTGAACCAGTGGTGGCGGCTGACCGGAGCTAACGTTACAAGATTTTCAGGATAGTCCTGAAGGACAAGATTAAATTGACTTAATCCCTCTGTATTTTTACGGAGGGATTTTTATTATCAAAAAATAAGGATTATTAAAATACTAATTTTAAGGGTTCTGAAGAATTAAATGTTAGAACTAAGGTATAGCAGAAGTCAGAAGATAAGCTGTCACGCAGTTAATTTTTTTGCCCAAAACCCTTGCTGTAAGGACTCTAGCCTACAAAATATCAAATTTAGATGCGTAGCAGCTTAGGAGATAGGAGTAGGATGCTTCAAAATACAAAATCACTACCATCATTAATCTCCTTGCTGTTTTGACAGTTGCTATCTTAATAAAGGAGACAAAGCGATGAAATTAGGTCAAAAACTCTATATTGGTTGTGGTATTCCCTTAGTAACATTAGTGATCATGGGTTCCTATTCCTTGTATTCCTTTCAAAAAATTGATCATCAAGTTTCAACAATTTATGATGATCGGGTTGTGCCATTACAACAATTAAAAATTGTTTCAGATTCTTATGCAGTTGATATTGTTGATTCTGTTAATAAAGTCAATGCTAATATTTTATCAATGGAGGAAGCTTTAAGATCTGTGAATCAAGCTGAAATTGATATCAAAGAACAATGGCAAGCTTATAAAAATACTAAATTAGAGGTAAAAGAAAAACAGTTAGTTGATGAAACAGAAAAATTATTTATTAATGCCAATTTTCAAATCCAAGACTTAAAGCAGGTTTTAAAAGAAAGAAAAAAATCTGAGGTTTATAAATTTACCAATATTTTATATGAAGTGATTGATCCCGTAACTCAAAAACTAGAAGAATTAACCCGTATTCAATTAGAAATTGCAGCCGAAGAACGTCAAAAATCCGCTTTAATTTATCAACAAACTTTACAAATATTTTTACCCCTTTTATTTCTAGCAATCTTAGTCGGTTCTCCCTTGGGATTTTTCGTGATTAGACGGGGCATTATTTCAACCTTTGAAACCATTATTAATAATATTGTTGTCTCTTCCACAGAAATTGCAGCCGTTGTGGACGAACAGGAACGACTTTCTCTACAACAATCTAGCGTTGTTCAGCAAACAAAAAGCTTAATGGAATCTTTGAATAATGCCTATCAAGAATCTTATCAAAAATCTGAACATACCGTTTTTTATGCCCAGGAATCCTTAAATTTAATTGAACGAAATCATCAATCAATTGCTGATATTAAAGCTCGAATGGATCTCTTAAATCAGAAAGTCAACCAGATTTCTGAAAAAATGCTCAATTTACAATATCATGCGGAACAAATTAGCCAAATTTCTACCTTAGTCAGTCACATTGCTAATCAAACTAATGTTTTAGCCTTAAATGCTCGGATTGAGTGGGTGCGCTCAGATACTCAGAATCAAGGATTTAGTATTGTCGCCTCTGAAATTAGAGATCTCGCCAATCAAAGTCAAAAATCTGCCAGTAGTATTGATATCTTAGTTAATGATATTGAAACCGCCGTAGATGCTACAGTTAAAGTCACCCATGTAGGCAAGGAAGCTGTAGAACAAGGGGTACAAATGACTCATAAAATTTCTCAAACATTTATGGGTATGAATGAAATGATGCGCCATGTTGTTTCAGATAATCAAAACAGTTTAAATTGTGCTAAAGATCAGGAACGGGCGATTGAACAAGTGGTTACAGGGATGAATCAACTTAATCGTGCTGTCCAAGAAACAACCGCCGGAATTTCACAAGTTAAAATTGGAATGGCGAACTTAAAAATCGTCGCTGATCACTTAAAATCAATGGTGTGAACGACCCAACACCAAAAAAATTGATATTTTTCTCAGGATTACTGATTGTGAGGAAATCTGCTAAATTGGGAATATGAGCAAAAACAGTGAAGGATATAAAATTGTTAGCGACAACCGCAAAGCCCGCTATCTGTACGAGATTTTAGAGACGTATGAGGCGGGAATCGCCCTCCAGGGAACGGAAGTCAAATCGATTCGGGCGGGTAAAGTTAACCTGCAAGATGCCTATGCTTTAATTCGGGGAGGTGAAGCATGGCTGTTGAATGCCCATATATCCTCCTTTGAGAAAGCGGGTAGTTATTTTAATCATGATCCTCGTCGCACCCGCAAACTGTTGCTGCATAAAGAAGAAATTAATAAACTTTTAGGACAAGTCGAACAAAAGGGATTAACATTAGTTCCCTTGAAAATGTATCTTAAAGGCGGACGAGTTAAAATTGACATCGCCGTTGGTCGCGGTAAGAAACTCCACGATAAACGGGAAGATATTCGCCAACGGGATGATAAACGAACCATGGAAAGGGCGATGAAGCGGTATTAAATCGGATAGTAAAATTCGTCTACACAGCTTACGCACCCCTTACCATAACCCCCGAACTGGGCCATTTCCGCCTACGGGACGACAATTTCCGTAGAGTCGTTTACAAACCTCATTCAGCTTATCTTGATTGGGAAGGGGAGTTTTATACCCTTGGAATAAGGGCCCTGTAATGATGTCTTCATATTCTTGTTTACTAATTCGTTGAACCGAAACTTGAGATAAAGCTAAACCCTGCGTTAAATTGGAAACTTTTTGTCCTTCTTGAATCGTGATGGGATTAGGATCATTCGGATTATTTCGTGACGATAATTGAATTTCACCTTCCAAAACCCGAATCGTTCCTGTATTACTATTCGTATTATTATTTCTGTCTACATTTAACATATAAATCGTGCCTTGGACTCCCGTTGCAAACTCTAAAAGACAACCATTAGCAGGGCCAGAAGCAATTAAAACGCCTTCTTGGACTTCCACACATTGACCCACAATAATTTTAGAATTTTCCGCCATCCGTCCCGTCGCCCCTGTATTAAAATCAATTTGAGCACGAGCTTGTTCTGTTCTGATATTTTGTCCTAATGATGCTTGTTCTGGAACTTGAGCTACTTGCTCTTCAATAAAGACTTCATTTTTATTTCCAATAATATCCATTAACGTCGCTAAATTAATTTGCGCTAAAGCCGGAAAATTAATAAAAAAAGAAGTTCCAACTAAACTTAGTATTTTTAAACTTTTAAAAATGGTCTTTTGCTGATTACCCTCTTGTTTAAAATTCATCTTCAAGTTCATCTTAATAGTCCTTAATTCAAAACTATAGCAGGAAATAGGGAATCGGCAATAGAGCATCCTGGAATAAGAAGACAGCAAACCGTTAACAATCAACTCAAACCCTTGACTCGATTTAATAGGAATGGTGCAATCTCATTAACAGATAGAATATATTGGGCTGCACCTAACGTGATGGCTTCTGCGGGCATTCCAAAGACAACGCAACTGTCCTGATTTTGGGCAATGGTTAAACCTCCGATGTCAGCAATGGCTTTCATCCCATCGGCGCCATCTCGTCCCATTCCCGTTAATAAAATACCCGCACTATTGCTACCATAAAATTGGGCAACAGATTCTAACGTGGTTGTCACGGAAGGGCGATGACCCGCCAGAGGAGGTGCAGTAGAGTAAGCAAAGCGACCATTGCGACTAAATTCTAAATGATGCCCTTCTGGGGCAAAATAAACACATCCTGCATGGGGTAGTTCCCCTGGTGCCGCAATTTTAATTGATAAACGACATTCCCCATCCAGCCAAGTCACCAACCCTTGCAAAAATCCCTCACTAATATGCTGAACGCAAACCACCGGAACAGGAAAATTACTGGGAAGTTGGGTCAAAATAGTATGTAAGGCTTGGGGGCCACCTGTCGAGGCACCAATTGCCAGCATTTTAATGATTTTAGAAGAAACAAACGGAACCTTTGCAGTATCAGTCCAATTTGAGATAGGGGAAGGAGAAGAAACTTTTGGTTTTGTGAGGGGTAAGGGGGAAGGAGCAGGAGAAGTAAAGAGACGGTTATTCAAGGGTAAGGGATTTAAGGTCTGTTGAGATTTACGATGTTTAGTAAAAACTTTCACCCCAGAAAGCACTTTAATTTTTTGAATTAATTCCTGTCCAATTAACTCATAATCAGAGGCTAAACCTGTTTTGGGTTTGGGAAAGACATCAACAGCCCCAGCATTTAACAGTTGAAAAACATTATGAGTATCATCGGTTTGAACAGAAGCACTAATCACTAAAATCGGACGAGGATAAAGTACCATAACTTCCTGAATAAATTCCAGTCCGTTCATTTGGGGCATATGAAAATCTGTACAAATCACGTCCGGTTGTAAAGTGGGAACTAATGTTAATGCTTCCTTTCCAGTTTGAGCGGTTCCCACAATACAAAGGTCTGGAGAAATCGATAAAATTCGTTTCAGAATAATTAAAGCAACGGTCGAATCTTCAACTAGGAGAACTCGAATTGGCATTTGTCAAGTGGTTGTCAGTTGTCAGTTGTCAGTTGACGGTTAACGGTCAACGGTCAAGGGTCAACGGTCAACACTGACTTTGATCATAACAAATAGATGGGAGTGTGGAAACGAGCGTGTCTTTAGACCTGAGAGTGTCAAACCAGTCTTTTTAAAGTCTCTATCAATACTTCTTGATTAAAGGAGGCTTTGGTAATATACGCATTTGCTCCTGCTTCTGCTCCTTTGCGTTTATCTTCATCCGACGCCAGGGAGGTAACAAGAATAATGGGAAGTTCACTATAGTCTTGATTTTGTCGAATTTTTGCCGTTAAACTTAACCCATCAAGATTAGGCATTTGGATATCAGAAACCACAGCATCAAAAGCACGAGTCGAGAGTTTATTAAACCCATCTAACCCATCAACGGCTGTTACCACTTCATAACCCGCAGATTCTAAAATTCGTTTCTCTTGGGTACGAGTCGCAATGGAATCTTCTACTAATAAAATTACAGGTTTATGGGAGGAAGACTCGTGAATATTTAAAGGTGCTCGCCGAGTTGGAGAGGGGATGACACCAGCTTGTTTGCGAATAGATTTAATTAAGTCTTGGGGACTTAAAATAATACACACTTCCCCCGTTCCTAAAATCGTTGCACCTGCGACATTTCTGACCCGCTTTAATAATTGACTTTGGGGTTTTAACACAACATCCTGTTCATCAATTAAAGCATCGACAAATAATCCTAATTTCTCTTCTCCCACTTTCAAAATAATGCAAGGTAAAGCAACATCAACTGGCTCATAACTTTCAGTCTTGTTGGGGTTTCGAGGGGAAAAGCTTTGTTCAAGATTACCCGAAGAAATAGACGTTTTAGCGAAACTTTGAAGAAAGGATGAGGAAGCGGAACTGCGAGATTTTGTCTCAGTAGACGGTGTTTTTTCCGCATCAACTTCAGATTGAATTAAACGAATTTCTAATAAATCTACGAGTTTTGCTACAGAAATCGGTTGATCTTCAAAAACAATCGTTTCTCGCCCTTCAATTGCAAAAATTTCATGGGACATGACCAGCCGAGTCATTTGCACAAATTCTACAGGAATGGCATAAGAAATGCCCTGAACAGACACAATTAAAACATGAGCAGTAGCTAAGGTTGTGCCTAATTGAATCCGAAATAAACAACCTTTTCCCGGAGAAGAATCAACTTGAATAATTCCTTTTAATCGTTCTACATTGGTTCGTACCACATCCATACCAACCCCCCGTCCTGAGACTTGGGTAACAACGGTGCGGGTGGTAAAACCCGGAGTAAAAATTAAACTATTAATTTGTTGGGGAGTCATACCTAATAATTCTTCTGCTTGACAAATTCCCCGTTTTAAAGCAGTTTGTTTAATTTGTTCGATATCTAAACCTCGACCATCATCCCGGACTTCCAGCACAACATGGGTTGCCGTTTGATACCCTTTTAACTCAATTTTTGCTACAGTCAACTTACCGTTTTTTTCTCGTTCTTCTGGGGTTTCAATTCCATGATCAATGGCATTTCTTAAAATGTGCATGAGCGGATCTTTCATTTCTTCTAAAATTCGTTTATCCGCACGGGTATCTCCACCCGAAATCACTAATTCAATTTGTTTACCTTGTTGTCTTGCTAAATCCCGTACCATCCGGGGAAATAAATTAAAAATAGTCGATAACGGTAATAATCGCAGCGTCCGAACTCCATCTTCAAGTTCGTCACTAATCATTTCTAAACGGGCAATATCTTCGGAAAAAGTATTTCTGAGTTGATTAATTAATCGTCCCAACTGTTCTAAACGTTCCGCACTGCGATGATAATAATTTTGCAGTTGCCCCATTGTTCCATTACCGGAATTTTGATGATTAAGACGATTTTCTAAGTCATGAACAATAAAGCGATTTACAAACGCATCTCGACTCCATTCTTCCCATAAGCTGGTAATTTCTTCAATTTCACTTAATCGATGGGCAATGCGAATTTTTGTTACGGTTAATTCTCCGGTTTGAGTCATTAACCCATCTAAATTACTGGTCGGAACTCGAATAGTTTCAATTTTATACGCGGCTTCCGGGGTTGTCGTGACGGGAACTTTAGGCTCGGAGAGAGTCGAGGAAACAGGCTCTGGACTGGGGGTAGGAGGCTGGAGAATCGTAACGGGAGCAATTTTATCTTCTTCTGAAGTTTCCACCACTACAGGAGCAGGAGCGTCCAGTTCAGGTTTTACAGCAGCAGCCGGAGTAGCGGGTTTAGCACCCATCAAATAGGCAAGACTATGAAAGGTATTAATTCCCGAAGGTTCTCCGGTCACGGCTGCATGAACCAATTGACCCATCGCATCAATTCCATGGGAAATTCGATCCACTAATTCGGCAGAAAGGATCGTTTCTTGACGTTTTAATCCTCCTAATAAATGTTCTATTTGATGGGCTAAAGTGGCAACATCCTTTACCCCTAACATTCCGGCATCCCCTTTGAGGCTATGGGCTTCTCGTAATAATTCTTCAAGTTTTATCTGGTCATGGGGATTTTTCTCCAGATATAACAATCCGTCATTCAAGTTTTGCAAATGTTCTGCACTGGCAGTTTTAAAAACTTCTCGCAGTTCATCATCTTCAATCATCATGGGTGGTTAATCCTTTGACTCTAATTCAATTGTGGACGATTAAACGAGGGTTTGCAGGTTTTTTGCAGTTTCATTTAATTTTTCAATCCCTTGTTTTGTTTGGTTGATACTGGTTGCCATTTCTTTGGCGACAAAATTTAAGTTATTCATCGCATCAACTACTTGTTCAACCGCAATGGATTGTTGTTTGGTATTGAGAGAAATTTGTTGTAAATTAACTGCCACATCATTAATCGCTCGGACAATATCTTGTACGGATTTAGATCCGTCTTCTGTGACTCTTACTGTCAGATTGGCGGCGGTTTGAATATCAGTAACAATCGAACTAATTCTTTCAGCCGATTTGCGACTTTGATCGGCTAGTTTCCGAATTTCCGTGGCAACTACACCAAATCCTTTACCATTTTCTCCGGCTCTAACGGCTTCTACCGAAGCATTTAACGCTAACATATTAGTTTGATTTGCCAAATCCGTCACCACATTAGTAATACTATAAATTTGCCCTAAATGTTCACTTAAGCGCATAATTTGTTGTTGCACTTGTTCCATTTTAAATTTTAAACTCTGATTAATCTCAGTTTCTACCCAGAGTCTTTGAGAACCTCCCCCTGCTAAGAGTAAAACTTGATTAGCTCCAGCAGAAGCTGTTCCGGCTTGTTCGGCAGATTGACGAGAAGATGCACCCAATTCATCCATACTGGCTGTGGTTTGATTCACGGAAGTTGCTTGCTGTGCCGTGACTCGTTCTTGGGATTCCATAATAGTAACTAATTCCTGGGACGCTTGTAGAATTTGGAACGCCTCTTGATTAATCCGTTTTAAGATTAAGGTAATGAGTCCAATTCCTAAGAAAACTGACAATAATAAAGCGATTCCAGTTGCACTCCAAACCGTATTCAGGAGACTATCTAAAGCTTGATTTTGCCGTTGATGTTGTTCTTCGGCTTTTTGGGTTTCTAACGCAATAATGTTTTGAGTGATCTCCAGAATACTGGTGGATAGTGTAGTGCCTTTTCCTTGCTTCCAAATTTCTAAGGCTTGGTCAACTTGATTATCATTAATTAATTGAAATAATAAGGCATAGTATTCTTCTAATTCAGCCATCAATTGATTTAAAGTCTCTACATCTTTCAGGGCTTCGCCATCGGGAATTAAAGGTTTTAAACCTTTTAAAGCTGTTTCATAACGAGATTGAGCATCTTGATATAATTGATTAGATTGAGAATTTTTATTTAAAATATATCCTCGTGCAGCAATTGTTATGTCTTTTGTTGCTGAAGCTAAATTATTAATCACTTGCATGGCATCATTATATCTTTCAACTTCCTGAGCCGTTTTACGGACTTTTTCAACATTAAAAGATACAATTCCCGTTACCAATACAAACAGTACAATTGGAATTAAGTATCCACCAATAATCCAATACCTTAAACGATTAAAATTTAACATAAGTCTGATGATATAGGGTACATTTAGGTTTCTCCTCTCCTCAATCCTAATTAAAAAAGTTCATGTCTTGGAACTGTTATGAAACAATGGAGTTAAGATCTAAAGCAACTTCATTTAATTTTTGCATTCCAATTTTAGCTTGACCTAACCCATTCGCTGTTTCCCCAACTCCTTGACTTAAGGTATTCATCGCTTCTAAAACCTGTCCAATAGCAATTGCTTGTTGCTTGACATTGAGAGAAATTTGTTGATTATTTAAAACAACATTATTCACCGCTTCAGCCACCCCAGCAAAAGTATCTGCTGTTTCTCTGGCTAATTCTACACTGGATAATACTGTTTTTGTTCCTTCTTCCGTTGCCATTACCGTTGAATTAATCGCCATTAAAATATCAGCAACCAAGGTATTGATTTTTAAAGCCGATTTTCGACTTTCATCCGCTAATTTACGAATTTCTGTCGCTACAACGGCAAATCCTTTCCCATGTTCTCCGGCTCGAACCGCTTCCACTGCCGCATTTAACGCTAACATATTGGTTTGATTTGCCAAATCACTCACCAATTCTGAAATATTGCCAATTTGATTGGTTTGTTCACTTAATCGAATAATTTGTTGAGCAATGGCTTCAACTTTTTGTTGAAGATTTCCCATCCCCTCTAAGGTGGTACTAACGGCTTTTTTCCCTCCTTCTGTTAAGCCTAACGCTTGTCTGGCTCCGAATGTTGCAGACTCAGCTTGTTCGGCGGTTGATTGAGAAGAAGCACTTAATTCATCCATTGTAGTTGTTGTTTCATGAACAGAAGCCGCCTGCTGGTTCGCCGTTCGTTCTTGTTCTTCAATGGTTGCTGCAATTTCAGTCGAAGAAGTCGCAATCACCTGAGTCGCACGATGAATCGTTCCACTAATATTAACTGCAATGGATAAAGCAATTACAATCGCTGCAATTAGAATAACCATTGAACCCAATCCCAGAGCATATAATAACCCCTGTAAAGATTCTTCAGTATTGTCAGTTTGTTGAGCTAACATTGAACGTTCAAACTCAGAAAAACTCAAGCTTTCTGTATCAAATTCTTGCACATATTGAGTACCAGATCGAGCTTCATTAAAGGCTAATTCAAGTTTACCTTGATTAACATAATCAAATGTTTGCCGAGCAATTTGATCATATTGATTAATTAAAGTATTTAGACGATTTAAACGTTCTTTTTGCTGATCATTAACAATTAAAGGTTCAATATCTTCCGATGCTTTACGATAGGTATTGAGTGAGGTTTCATATTCATTCAGGAACTCTGAGTTTTTCAACGCTAAATATCCCCGGAGATTGCGAATCATGCCCTGGGCACCTCGCTCCATCAAGTTCACTTCTAATATGACATTTTGAAC of the Planktothrix sp. FACHB-1365 genome contains:
- the smpB gene encoding SsrA-binding protein SmpB; the encoded protein is MSKNSEGYKIVSDNRKARYLYEILETYEAGIALQGTEVKSIRAGKVNLQDAYALIRGGEAWLLNAHISSFEKAGSYFNHDPRRTRKLLLHKEEINKLLGQVEQKGLTLVPLKMYLKGGRVKIDIAVGRGKKLHDKREDIRQRDDKRTMERAMKRY
- a CDS encoding hybrid sensor histidine kinase/response regulator yields the protein MIEDDELREVFKTASAEHLQNLNDGLLYLEKNPHDQIKLEELLREAHSLKGDAGMLGVKDVATLAHQIEHLLGGLKRQETILSAELVDRISHGIDAMGQLVHAAVTGEPSGINTFHSLAYLMGAKPATPAAAVKPELDAPAPVVVETSEEDKIAPVTILQPPTPSPEPVSSTLSEPKVPVTTTPEAAYKIETIRVPTSNLDGLMTQTGELTVTKIRIAHRLSEIEEITSLWEEWSRDAFVNRFIVHDLENRLNHQNSGNGTMGQLQNYYHRSAERLEQLGRLINQLRNTFSEDIARLEMISDELEDGVRTLRLLPLSTIFNLFPRMVRDLARQQGKQIELVISGGDTRADKRILEEMKDPLMHILRNAIDHGIETPEEREKNGKLTVAKIELKGYQTATHVVLEVRDDGRGLDIEQIKQTALKRGICQAEELLGMTPQQINSLIFTPGFTTRTVVTQVSGRGVGMDVVRTNVERLKGIIQVDSSPGKGCLFRIQLGTTLATAHVLIVSVQGISYAIPVEFVQMTRLVMSHEIFAIEGRETIVFEDQPISVAKLVDLLEIRLIQSEVDAEKTPSTETKSRSSASSSFLQSFAKTSISSGNLEQSFSPRNPNKTESYEPVDVALPCIILKVGEEKLGLFVDALIDEQDVVLKPQSQLLKRVRNVAGATILGTGEVCIILSPQDLIKSIRKQAGVIPSPTRRAPLNIHESSSHKPVILLVEDSIATRTQEKRILESAGYEVVTAVDGLDGFNKLSTRAFDAVVSDIQMPNLDGLSLTAKIRQNQDYSELPIILVTSLASDEDKRKGAEAGANAYITKASFNQEVLIETLKRLV
- the cheB gene encoding chemotaxis-specific protein-glutamate methyltransferase CheB yields the protein MPIRVLLVEDSTVALIILKRILSISPDLCIVGTAQTGKEALTLVPTLQPDVICTDFHMPQMNGLEFIQEVMVLYPRPILVISASVQTDDTHNVFQLLNAGAVDVFPKPKTGLASDYELIGQELIQKIKVLSGVKVFTKHRKSQQTLNPLPLNNRLFTSPAPSPLPLTKPKVSSPSPISNWTDTAKVPFVSSKIIKMLAIGASTGGPQALHTILTQLPSNFPVPVVCVQHISEGFLQGLVTWLDGECRLSIKIAAPGELPHAGCVYFAPEGHHLEFSRNGRFAYSTAPPLAGHRPSVTTTLESVAQFYGSNSAGILLTGMGRDGADGMKAIADIGGLTIAQNQDSCVVFGMPAEAITLGAAQYILSVNEIAPFLLNRVKGLS
- a CDS encoding phycobilisome rod-core linker polypeptide is translated as MSVKASGGSSVARPQLYQTVPVATISQAEQQDRFLGKSELSELATYFSSGAKRLEIAQILTQNAELIVSRAANRIFTGGSPLAFLEKPTETPTMAMATVGGGEVNLTEGMKLGTISYVDNKGGGLFEGLRSIFVDAGAGPAVFLPPGFRPINVSRYGPGNMTKSLRDLSWFLRYTTYAIVAGDPNLIAVNVRGLREIIENACSSAATLVALQEMRRAALGYLKGDKDTQEIALQYFNVLITEFEASAPANKVRQRPSSDHQGLALPQIYFNAAERRQKFVMKPGLSSTEKQDVVKAAYRQVFERDITRAYSLGISDLESKVKNSEISTKEFIRRLGKSPLYRKQFYQPFVNSRVVELAARHFLGRGLSSPEEFSKYFSIVSKGGLSALVDAMVDSQEYSDYFGEETVPYLRGLGQEAQECRNWGPQIDLFNYSAPFRKVPQFVTLFADYKQPLRDQHVYGTGNDPLEIQFGAIFPKETRNPSNRPAPFGKDTRRILIRNGAGIDNQLSNPAARANHPGSLGPKVFKLDQLPGGYISSRFKRSGSSKGTSVNYSETSTQALIQAAYRQVFGRELYAGQRQTVAEIKLENGDITVREFIRILAKSDVFRKMYWTSLYVCKAIEYIHRRLLGRPTYGRQEMNAYFDLCSKKGFYALVDAILDSQEYNEAFGEDTVPYERYLTPGGVSLRTGRIGAFAEKVPTVEEVITPRFIELGTPEIKGEIELDNRIAQGVSKRRQQSKVFKLTTTTDKVALKTLIQAVYRQIFERNIDPYVTKNEFTVLESKLGNNEINLKEFVEALGSTSLYIKEFYTPYPNTKVIELGTKHFLGRAPLNQAEIRVYNQILAANGLKGFINAMVNSVEYAQLFGEDTVPYRRYPTLPAANFPNTERLYNQLTKQNDELVVPSFEPVVAADRS
- a CDS encoding methyl-accepting chemotaxis protein, with the translated sequence MKLGQKLYIGCGIPLVTLVIMGSYSLYSFQKIDHQVSTIYDDRVVPLQQLKIVSDSYAVDIVDSVNKVNANILSMEEALRSVNQAEIDIKEQWQAYKNTKLEVKEKQLVDETEKLFINANFQIQDLKQVLKERKKSEVYKFTNILYEVIDPVTQKLEELTRIQLEIAAEERQKSALIYQQTLQIFLPLLFLAILVGSPLGFFVIRRGIISTFETIINNIVVSSTEIAAVVDEQERLSLQQSSVVQQTKSLMESLNNAYQESYQKSEHTVFYAQESLNLIERNHQSIADIKARMDLLNQKVNQISEKMLNLQYHAEQISQISTLVSHIANQTNVLALNARIEWVRSDTQNQGFSIVASEIRDLANQSQKSASSIDILVNDIETAVDATVKVTHVGKEAVEQGVQMTHKISQTFMGMNEMMRHVVSDNQNSLNCAKDQERAIEQVVTGMNQLNRAVQETTAGISQVKIGMANLKIVADHLKSMV
- a CDS encoding methyl-accepting chemotaxis protein, whose protein sequence is MLNFNRLRYWIIGGYLIPIVLFVLVTGIVSFNVEKVRKTAQEVERYNDAMQVINNLASATKDITIAARGYILNKNSQSNQLYQDAQSRYETALKGLKPLIPDGEALKDVETLNQLMAELEEYYALLFQLINDNQVDQALEIWKQGKGTTLSTSILEITQNIIALETQKAEEQHQRQNQALDSLLNTVWSATGIALLLSVFLGIGLITLILKRINQEAFQILQASQELVTIMESQERVTAQQATSVNQTTASMDELGASSRQSAEQAGTASAGANQVLLLAGGGSQRLWVETEINQSLKFKMEQVQQQIMRLSEHLGQIYSITNVVTDLANQTNMLALNASVEAVRAGENGKGFGVVATEIRKLADQSRKSAERISSIVTDIQTAANLTVRVTEDGSKSVQDIVRAINDVAVNLQQISLNTKQQSIAVEQVVDAMNNLNFVAKEMATSINQTKQGIEKLNETAKNLQTLV